A genomic segment from Spinacia oleracea cultivar Varoflay chromosome 3, BTI_SOV_V1, whole genome shotgun sequence encodes:
- the LOC110804111 gene encoding F-box protein At1g10780 codes for MESLPDAIVQFILSHLNNAKDVTSCISVSKRWKESMPFIQRLYFPRNIFDTSLIRECSNTSPDEIILKTIMMVVRLEELVVYCPFSSSGLAAWLAVSHKYLRHLELRMDSLSEHQTSSENPMSKLDCIGIANNLESLRLWGVLMTQTPKWETFHNLRNLEIVGARMKDHTLVDALQLCPNLNRLLLLGCEGIQSVSINSKELQECKLDFYGAGNTSLSISCPKLITLEIQGCGCMRVRETQCLRNLSISNSGGKVYLVDFSKLVALETLSLRGVQWCWDAISKMLQWASEVKHLFMKVEFTGDFENLLPFPEIDFVEFFNAHPKLQKFDIHGAMFAALCQKNSLKNVDSKFSIPCLEEVVLTVRSPLNAEQKMSTLESFVKYARNLKKMVIKILQMKSSHSSTDDFFEEVCRFRYMNRKIVRIE; via the exons ATGGAGTCTTTACCCGATGCCATTGTACAATTCATATTGTCTCACctaaacaatgccaaagatgtGACATCTTGTATTTCGGTCTCAAAGAGATGGAAAGAGTCGATGCCATTTATTCAACGCCTGTACTTTCCTCGAAACATTTTCGACACTTCCTTGATCAGAGAGTGTAGTAATACCAGTCCAGATGAAATCATTTTGAAAACTATAATGATGGTAGTACGATTAGAGGAGCTTGTTGTATACTGTCCTTTCTCAAGTTCAGGACTCGCAGCGTGGCTTGCTGTATCTCATAAGTATCTTAGACATCTTGAGCTCAGAATGGACAGCCTCTCCGAGCATCAAACTAGCTCGGAGAATCCAATGAGTAAACTGGATTGTATAGGTATTGCAAACAATCTAGAGTCTTTAAGGTTGTGGGGTGTGTTAATGACTCAAACCCCCAAGTGGGAGACATTCCATAATCTTCGGAATCTTGAAATTGTTGGGGCAAGAATGAAAGATCATACATTGGTAGATGCACTTCAATTGTGTCCAAATTTGAACCGATTGTTGCTCCTTGGGTGTGAAGGGATCCAGTCTGTTTCGATCAATTCGAAAGAGTTACAGGAGTGTAAGTTGGACTTCTATGGTGCCGGAAACACTTCCCTCTCCATTTCTTGTCCGAAACTAATAACCCTTGAAATTCAAGGGTGTGGTTGCATGAGGGTTAGGGAAACTCAATGCCTTAGGAATCTTTCAATTTCCAACAGTGGAG GAAAAGTTTACTTGGTTGATTTTAGTAAGCTTGTGGCACTCGAAACCTTATCTTTGAGGGGAGTTCAATGGTGTTGGGATGCCATAAGCAAAATGCTTCAATGGGCTTCTGAAGTAAAGCATCTTTTCATGAAGGTTGAATTTACTGGGGACTTTGAAAACCTTCTGCCCTTCCCTGAGATAGATTTTGTAGAGTTCTTTAATGCCCATCCGAAGCTCCAAAAGTTCGATATCCATGGAGCCATGTTTGCTGCACTTTGTCAAAAAAATAGCTTGAAAAAT GTGGATTCGAAGTTTTCAATTCCATGTTTGGAAGAGGTTGTACTTACTGTAAGATCACCATTGAATGCAGAACAGAAAATGAGTACTCTTGAGTCATTTGTGAAGTATGCGAGAAACCTAAAGAAGATGGTAATAAAGATTCTTCAGATGAAGAGTAGCCATAGCAGCACGGACGACTTCTTTGAGGAGGTCTGTAGGTTTAGATACATGAACCGCAAAATTGTTCGAATAGAATAA